GAGGTGCGCGGGATCGCGCTGTGGCGGACGGTGTTCTTCCTGCCCTCGGTTGTGACGGGCGTCGCGCTGGTGACGCTGTGGATCGCGATGTTTGATAACGAGCGCGGCGTCATCAACGCGGCGATCTCGCTGGTCGGCCTGCCCGCGCCGGACTGGTTCGGCAAGGACGGCCCGGTGTTTGCGATCCCGGCGATCGTGCTCATGTCGCTATGGGGTGTCGGCGGCGGGATGGTGATCTACCTCGCCGGGCTCAAGGGCATCCCGGCATCGCTCTACGAAGCCGCACGGATCGACGGCGCGGGGCGGATCAAGCAGTTCATCAACATCACCCTGCCCATGCTCAGCCCGCTGATCTTCTTCAACGTCGTGATGGGCATCATCGGCTCTTTTCAGGTCTTTACGCAGGCCTACGTCATCACGTCGAGCACCGGCGGGAGCAACGACGACCTCAACGTGTATGTGCTCAACCTCTACCGCCATGCGTTCGAGTTCCACAACATGGGTTACGCGAGCGCGCTGGCGTGGGTGTTGTTCGTTGTGCTGGTCGTACTGACCGCGCTCGTGTTCCGGGGCAGCAAGAACATGATCCACTATGAGGGGCTGCGCGGATGACCCCCGGAACCCCCGGAAATCATGACAACGCGCTGGCACCCCGGCTGGTGACCTGGTCGCTGCTGGTCCTCGGCGGTGCGCTGCTGATGCTGCCGTTCTTTATTCTGCTGAGCAACTCGCTCAAGCTCGACCAAGAGATCAGCAACACTGGCCAACTCATCCCTGGCGTGGCGGACAACTGGGACCTCCTGCGCCACCCGATCCAGTCACTACGAAACATCGCGCCGCAGTGGCAGAACTACCCGGCCGCGCTGGACAAGATGGGGTTCTGGCCCGCGCTGTCGAACACGGTCGTCATCACCGTCTGCTGCGTCGTCGGGCAGGTGCTTTCGTCGTCCCTCGTCGGTTTCGGGTTCGCGCGTTACCGTTTCCGGGGGCGCGATACGACGTTCGCCGTCATGCTCGCGACGATGATGCTGCCGGCGCAGGTCACGATGATCCCCGTGTTTTTGATCTTCCGCCAGCTCGGGTGGATCGACACGTTCCTGCCGCTGATCGTGCCCAACCTGTTCGGCGCCCCGTTCTTCATCTTCATGTTCCGGCAGTTCTTCCAGCAGGTGCCCGAGGAGCTGCTTGAAGCCGCGCGCCTCGACGGCGCAAGCGCGCTGGCGATCTACTGGCGATTGATGCTCCCGCTGTCGAAACCCGTCATCGCCATCGTCGCGATCTACACCTTCATGTTCACGTGGAACGACTTCATGGCTCCTCTCATCTACCTCAACTCCCCCGAGAACCGCACGCTCGCGCTCGCGCTCAACAGCTTCAACGGGCAGTATGGCGTGCAGGACCGCAACCTGCTGATGGCGGCGAGTTTTGTGACGATGCTCCCGTGCATCCTGCTGTTCTTCGCGGCCCAGCGGTTCTTTATTGACACCGGCGCGAGCTCGGGGTTGAAAGGTTGAGGGAGTAAAGCCCGGCCGAGGCCTCGGCCGGGCTTTAGGCGGATCGGTAACTTACTCGCCCAAGGCCAGCGTGGCGGATTTTGACACGCGCAGTGTTCCGCCCGTCAGCGTCACACCCCCCGGCTTGAGCGCCACCCCGCGTCGGCCGGTGCCTGCGCGGAGGGTGAGTTCTTTCGCGTTTTCGTAGAGGACGAAGCGCACGCGCAGCGGGCCGTGGCCGTAGCTGTCGCCCACCGCGCTCACGGTGAGCTTGCGGCCGTGGCGTCGGGCTTCGAAGGTGACGCGCGTCTGTTCGCCGCGCTGGTAGCCGTAGCCCCGGCCGTCGTCGGCGGTATAGGTGTAGCGTGTCGCGCCGCGGAAGCCGGCGCTCACGAATAGGTGAAGCTCGATGTCGAGGAGGTCCGTCGTATTGTCCGTCGGCTCGCCGGGCCGCATCGGGACAATCGACCCGTCGCGCACGAACAACGGCGTCGTGTTGGGCTCGGTCCTGATGCGTACCCGCCGCCCGCCCGCGGCCCACCTGCCGCGCATCGCGTCGTACCACCGCCCGGCCGGGAGCACGGCCGCGCGCTTGCTCGCAGTTTCATCCAGCACCGGCGCCTGCATCAGCGCAGGCCCGACCATGAACTGGTCGTCGACCCGGTCGAGCGGGAGCGTCTTGGTATCCGCGAAGTCGTGCAGCAGCGGGCGGAGGATCGCCTCGCCGGTTTCTTCTTGCTCGACGAACAGGTTGTAGAGGTAGGGCAGCAGCTTGTACCGCAGGCGGATGTACCGCCGGATCGTGCGCATCGTCTTTTGCGCCAAACGCCCAGGGCTCCTGCTCGCGGTTGCCTTTGTTGCTGTGGTTGCGCAGGAACGGGAACAGGAACGCGGCCTTGTACCAGGCGGTCGCGAGCGCCGGCGTCGCGTCCCCGCCAAAGCCAGGCACGTCGGGCCCGTTGAACGGCAGGCCCGACAGCGCGAGGTTCAGCGACGTCGGGATGCTGTTTTGGAGGTGGTGGGTGTTGGAGAAGTTGTCGCCCGTCCACGCCGCGGCGTAGCGATTGATCGAGGTGTACCCGCTGCGGGTGAGGAGGAACGGCCGCTCGTCCGGGTGCGCGCTGCGCAGCCCGTCGTGCGTGGCCTTGGCCATGCCCAGCGCGTACTGGTTGTGGTACGCGTCGTGCGGGAGCGTGCCGTCGCGGAACAGCATCTCGCTGTTTTCGCTGAGCCCCGTGGCCGGGTCGTTCATGTCGAGCCAGCACCCGGTGATGTCCGGCGCGTTGACGGTCTTCTCGACCTGCTTAGCCCACCAGCCGCGCCCTTCGGGCTTTGAGAAGTCCGGGAACACCGTCGTGCCGGGCCAGACGAAGCCGACGTACGCGCTGCCCGCCGGGTTCTTGCAGAACACGTCGGCCTTGCTCCCGCTTTTGCAGGCGTGGTACCTCGGGTCGAGCTTGACGCCCGGATCGAAGATCGGCACGACGCGCTGGCCGCGCGCCTGCAGCTTCGCGACCTGCGCGGCGGGGTCTTTCCAGTGTTTTTTGTCCCAGGTAAACACGCGGTAGCCCGTCATGTAGTCGATGTCGAGCCAGAGCCCGTCGTTAGGGATCTTGTGTTTGCGGAACTGTTTGTCGAGTATGTCGAGGTCTTTGTAGCTCGCGTAGCCCCATCGGCACTGCTGGTGGCCGAGCGCCCAGAGCGGCGGGCGCGGCGTCGTGCCCACGAGGCGCTGGAGCTTGCGCGTCAGATCGGCGAGCGAGGGGCCGACGATGAAGAACACCTCGGGCTGGCCGTCGGGCGCGCCGATGAAGAAGCGCGTGTCGTCGTCGCCGTCGGCGGCGTCGGCCTGCTCGGCGATGCGCACTTTCGGGTTGAGCGACACGAACGACGCGTAGGGGTTATTGATCAGTACGCCGACGTAGCGGTTGCCGCGCTTGACGATGAGGTAGGGGATCGAGAGGTAGGCGGGGTCCGGGGCCTGGTTGACGAAGACGTTGCCGTCGAAGTCGGCCCAGACGTCGGTGTTCCAGAACTTGGTGTGTTTGCCGGTGTGCTCGAAGCCGGTGTACTTCTCGCCCAAGCCGTAGAACCGCAGGGCCTTGTCGTAGCTGAACCCCATCATCCACGCGCTACCCGACACGCCGAACAGCCGGCCGGGTTCGGAGCCGAGCAGCACCCGGCCCGCGTCGTCGCGCACCGTGAGCCCATCGCGCCCGTTGACTGCCGCTTCGCCCACCGGGTCGTCGGCGAAGCCCGTATCGAGCTCCGCCTCACTGAGCTGCGTCGGCCAACGCTTGTGCTTGACGCGGTAGCGGAACACGCCCTCGCCCAGCGCGTCGAGCGACTGGTGGAAGGTGGTGCTGTTGATCGAGAGCTTGCCGGGCGAGACGCCCCGCGTGGCCGGGAACGCGAAGTTCTCCGGCTGGTGGATCTTGTGGAAATACATAGCGGGGCCTGAGACAGGGGTGGCGCGGCCCACCGGCACCGACCCCCGGCCCGATGGGGGCGGTAGTTTAGCGGGTTTGGCGAGGGGATACGGGCTGGGCACCGTCGTAAAACTTTGCATGTAAGCCAACGCCCCGCCGCGCGTCGTTATCATGCCCATCCCCGCGCGGGAGCAGTCCCGCCGGGCCTGTAGTTGTTCAACCCGACCCCGAATTTTTTAAGGATGACGAGATGAAGCTGGCGAAGACCCCTGTTGCGATCTTTGGTTTGGCCCTGATGATTGCAGGGGCCAGCGCGCTCCTGCCGCGCCCCGCGTTTGTCGCGGCCGACCACCACGAAGGCCCGGGCCATGAGCTGCACGAGACGATGGAAGAGATGAACGGGCTCTACCGCACCGTCCGTCGGCAGGCGCGCGACGAGAGCAAGAACGCCGACACCGCCGACCAGCTCCACCAGCTCGCGACCCTCGCGCTGGCCGCGAAGGACTTTCTGCCCGCGATGGTCAGCGAGATGCCCGCCGCCGAGCAGGCCGCGATCACCGCGACCTACCGCACCATGATGAACGACCTGGTCACCCACCTGCTCGCCGCGGAGAATGCGCTGCTTGCGGGCGACAACGCCGCGGCGTGGGAATCCGTCCTCGCCGCGAACGAGGTCAAGGGCCAGGGGCACGAGCTGTTTATCCCGGAAGACGAGTAGGCGGGAGCAGGAGAGGTATCCACAGATTTCACAGATGGCGCAGATTATAAACACCGAGCCGAGGGGCTCGGTTTTTTTATTGCGGTATTGATGGAACGTGGGTTTGCGGTCGGTGGATCCGGGCCTTCGCGAACTCAGACCTCGGCGTGTTGGGGTTGTGTGATTAGAGAGAAAGCGTACATCCGCTTCGGGGCTAGTTTCCCCTCCCCATCTGCGCCATCTGTGGACGCCCTACCAACGTCCTCAATTCATCGCCGGGTCGTGCGGGATGAGCTTGGGGTTCATTGCGAGCATCGCGATCGCGCGGTCGATGCCGGTGATGACGCGCATCCACAGCCCGTCGTCGGCGTCCTCATCAAACACCACGGCCGGGGTCGCCTGGGTCACGAGCCAGGACCCGGTGGTGAGTTCGGCTTCGAGCTGACCCGCCTCCCAGCCCGCATAGCCGACGTAGAAGCCCAGCCGGGTGTCGGGTGTGTCGTCGTCTTCGTCCGCGCCGCCGGGCTCGATCGCGCCGGTGACCAGGGCCTCCTCGCTGCTGAAACACACGCCGCGGCATACTTCGACCTGCGCGTGCGTCGGCCGGTCGTGCAGCAGCATCAACGGGCCCGGGCAGGGGCCGCCACGCCGCACCCACTGGTCGACCGGGCAGGGCAGGATGCTGATCTGGTCCCACACCGCGTCGACCTTGGTCTGCGAAGGGCGGTTGAGGACCAGCCCGAGTGCGCCGTGGTCGCCGTGATCGACCAGCAGGATCACGGCCCGAGCAAAGTTCGGGTCGTCCATCGCCGGGGCGGCGACCAGGAGATTTCCACTGAGCGAGTCCATCGACGACCTCGATTCGAGACAGGTTTAGACAGCATACCCAAGTTGCGTGCGGGATAGAATGGGGATTGAACCCTAAACGCGAAAGTTTTTTTTACCGTGAGCGATCCGCTTACCCAGCTTGCCCAGCGCCTCGACGGCGCGATGTTGATCGACCGGCGCCGCCTGTCGCGTCGGCTTGATGCGCTGCGCAACACCAAACGCGACGGCCGGCCCTACGACCACAACCTCCGTCGGCTGACCGAGCAGCTCGACCGCTCGGCCGCGCTGCGCGCGAAACGCGAAGCGTCGCTACCCCATCCGGAATTGGTCGCCGACCTGCCGATCGCGCAGCGGGCGGACGAGATTGCGGCGGCGATTCAGTCGCACCAGGTCGTCGTCGTCGCCGGCGAGACGGGGTCGGGCAAGTCGACGCAGCTGCCCAAGCTGCTCCTGAAGATGGGGCGGGGTGTTGGCGGGTTGATCGGGCACACACAGCCCCGGCGGATCGCCGCGCGTTCGGTCGCGGCGCGGGTGTCGGAGGAGCTGGGCAGCACGCTGGGCTCGGCCGTGGGCTACAAGGTGCGCTTCAACGACAAGACTTCTCCCACCACCTACATCAAGCTGATGACCGACGGCGTGCTGCTGGCCGAGGCGTCGCGCGACCGGTTCTTCGAGCAGTACGACACGCTCATCATCGACGAGGCGCACGAGCGGTCGCTCAACATCGACTTCATCCTGGGCCACCTCAAACAGATCCTGCCCAAACGGCCCGACCTGCGGGTGGTGATCACGTCCGCGACGATTGATACGCAGCGGTTCGCCGAGCATTTCGCCGACGCGAAGACGGGCGAGCCCGCGCCGGTGATCGAGGTGTCGGGGCGGACGTACCCGGTCGAGGTGCGGTATCGACCGCCGCACGTTGATGAGGAGTCGGGCGAGAGCGAAGAGCTTGGCGATGCGCTGTGCCGCGCGATCGATGAGTTGTCGCGTGACCCGGGCGATGCGGAGCCGGGCGGGGATGTGCTGGTGTTTATGCCGACAGAGCGTGACATCCGCGAGGCGTGCGAGATGCTGGAGCACCACCTGTCGCGTGGGCGTCGCCGGGCGGAGGTGCTGCCGCTGTTTGGTCGGCTAAGCAACGCGGAGCAGGACCGGATCTTCAAGCCCACGCCGGGCGGGCCGCGTCGGGTCATCGTCGCGACGAATGTGGCCGAGTCGTCGCTGACGGTGCCGGGGATCCACTACGTGATCGATACGGGGACCGCGCGGGTGAGTCGGTACTCGCCCAACAGCAAGGTGCAGCGTCTGCCCATCGAGCCGGTGTCGCAGGCGAGCGCCGACCAGCGCAAGGGCCGGTGCGGCCGTCTGGGGCCGGGCGTGTGTATCCGGCTGTTCAGCGCGGAGGACTTCGCGGGGCGCGATGCGTTTTCGACGCCGGAGATCTTGCGGACGTCGTTGGCGGCGGTGATCCTGCAGATCACGGCGCTGCGGTTTGGCGCGGTGGAGCGATTCCCGTTTCTCGACCCACCGCGGATGAGCATGATCCGCGATGGGTACAAGACGCTGCACGAGCTCGGGGCGTTGGATGTCGAGGCGCGGGGCGGGCCGACGATGACGCCGATCGGCCGATCGCTGTCGCGGATGCCCGTGGACCCGCGGGTCGGGCGGATGGTGCTGGCGGGCAAGGATGAGGGTGTCCTGGAGCAGGTGCTGGTCGTCGCGGCAGCGCTCGAAGTACAAGACCCGCGAGAAAGGCCCGCCGAGAAGCGCGGCCCGGCCGACGCGGCGCACGAGAAGTTCACCGACCCGCGCAGCGACTTCCTCTTCTACCTCAACCTCTGGCGGTTCTACCACGACCAGCGCCGCAAGCTCTCGCACAGCAAGCTGCGTAAGAGCTGCTCGCAGAACTTCCTCAACTACATGCGCATGCGCGAGTGGGTCGATGTCTACCAGCAGCTCGCCCGGCTGGCCAAAGACGTGGGGCTGGCCGACCAGACCCCGCGCGGCGAAGACCTGCCCGAAGAAATCAAAGACAGCGCCTGCGACGCGATCCACCGCGCGCTACTTACCGGCCTGCTCTCCAACATCGCGCTCAAGGGCGACGGCTACGACTACCAGGGCGCGGGCGGGCAGACACTGCACCTCTGGCCCGGGTCGGCGCTGTTCAAGTCCAAGCCCAAGTGGGTCGTCGCGTCCGAACTCGTCGAGACGACCCGGCGGTATGCGCGGACGGTCGGGCGGGTGCAGCCGGGCATGATCGAGCCGCTCGCGCGTCACCTGGTCAAGCTGACACACAGCGAGCCGCGCTGGGTGCGCGAGACCGGGTCGGTGATGTGCAGCGAGCGCGTGTCGCTCTACGGGCTCACGCTGATCGCCGCCCGGCCCGTGCCGCTGGGCAGGGTCAACCCGGCCGAGGCACGGCAGATGTTTATCCAGCACGCGCTGGTCGAAGAAGACTGGGAGCCGACTACGAACAAGGGCAAGTCCAAGGCCAAGGGCAAAGACCCGCTGGATTTTGTATCACACAACCGCGCGCTCGTCGCCGAGGTGCGCGGGCTGGAAGCGAAGTCGCGTCGGCACGGGCTGCTTGTCTCGGACGACCGCCGGTTTACGTTCTACGACGAGCGCCTCCCGGCCGACGTGTTCGACGCGGTGGGGCTGAAGCAGTGGCTCAAGCGCGAAGGCGAGCGCGCGGCACAAGCGCTCACGATGTCGCGCGCCGACCTGCTTGCGCCAGGCACGCGGAGCGACGACATCACGCCGACGCATTTCCCCGATCGGCTGTCGGTGGATTCGGCGGACTATGCGCTCGACTACCGCTACGAGCCGGGCGCGGAGGACGATGGGTTGACGCTGACGCTGCCGCGCGAGGGGCTTGCGTCGCTGGACCCGCGCCGGGTGGGCTGGCTGGTGCCGGGGCTGCTGAAAGAGAAGCTGGTCGCGCTGATCAAGTCGCTGCCCAAGGGGCTGCGGAAGTCGCTGTCGCCCGCGCCGGACGCGGCGCGGCGTGCGCTCCAGGCGATGCCGTTTGGTGAGCGGTCGTTCGAGGAGCAGGCGGCCGAGGCGTTGAGCACGGTGGCGGGTTTGCGGATCGCGGCCGACGATTTTGATAGCGCAAAGCTGCCCGAGCACCTGGCAATGCGTTTGCGGGTGCTGGATAAGGACGGCAATGAGGTCGCCGCCGGGCGCGATGTCGCGGCGGTTCGGCGGGCGTGTGGCGCGGGGAGCATGCAGACCTACCTCGGGATGGACCTCGAGCGCTGGTCCGCGCCGGGCGCTACACAGTGGGCCTTTGGCGAGCTGCCCAAGCACGTCGACCTGACGCGCAGCGGCATCGCGGCCAGGGGGTACCCGGCCCTGATCGACGAGGGCGACACGGTCGCGCTGCGGCTGGTGGATCAGCGTGGCAAGGCCCGCCGGCTGACGCGAGCCGGGCTGCGTCGGCTCTATACATTCGAGGTGCAGCGTGAATTGCGATGGCGCGTCGACCAGTGGCCGGGGATCGAGGACCAGCGATTATGGTTTTCGCCCTACGGCCGGCCCAAGGACCTGCGCGACCAGCTCGTCGCGCGCGTAGTCGAGCGGGCGTTTCTTTTTGATAACGCGAAGATCGCCGACGCGGAGGGCTTTATCACCCGCCAGCGCGTCGGATTCCAGCGGCTGGACGCGGCGGTGGACGAGGTGCAGCGCGTCGCCGGCCCGGTGCTGCAGTCGGCGCATTCGGCCCGGCTGGCGGTGGAGCGGTCCAAGCTCCCGGCCGACCACTACGCCCGGGCGGATGTGCGGATCCAGCTGGATAACCTGCTTGGCACCGGGTTTTTGATGGAGACGCCGTGGGATCGGCTGGTGTCATACCCGCGTTATTTGTCGGCGGTGGTGAAGCGTCTGGAGAAACTCGGGGCGGGCGCGGCGTCGGGGGGTTCGGCCGCGCGGGACGTGGCGGGGTTCAAGGAGGTCGCACCGCTGTGGAACAAGTACGCCCAGCAGCAGACGGCCAACCGCGAGCACGGGCGGGTCGATCCGGAGCTGGACCGGCTGCGGTGGAT
The sequence above is a segment of the Phycisphaeraceae bacterium D3-23 genome. Coding sequences within it:
- a CDS encoding carbohydrate ABC transporter permease, encoding MTPGTPGNHDNALAPRLVTWSLLVLGGALLMLPFFILLSNSLKLDQEISNTGQLIPGVADNWDLLRHPIQSLRNIAPQWQNYPAALDKMGFWPALSNTVVITVCCVVGQVLSSSLVGFGFARYRFRGRDTTFAVMLATMMLPAQVTMIPVFLIFRQLGWIDTFLPLIVPNLFGAPFFIFMFRQFFQQVPEELLEAARLDGASALAIYWRLMLPLSKPVIAIVAIYTFMFTWNDFMAPLIYLNSPENRTLALALNSFNGQYGVQDRNLLMAASFVTMLPCILLFFAAQRFFIDTGASSGLKG
- a CDS encoding DUF5110 domain-containing protein encodes the protein MRTIRRYIRLRYKLLPYLYNLFVEQEETGEAILRPLLHDFADTKTLPLDRVDDQFMVGPALMQAPVLDETASKRAAVLPAGRWYDAMRGRWAAGGRRVRIRTEPNTTPLFVRDGSIVPMRPGEPTDNTTDLLDIELHLFVSAGFRGATRYTYTADDGRGYGYQRGEQTRVTFEARRHGRKLTVSAVGDSYGHGPLRVRFVLYENAKELTLRAGTGRRGVALKPGGVTLTGGTLRVSKSATLALGE
- a CDS encoding cytochrome b562 codes for the protein MKLAKTPVAIFGLALMIAGASALLPRPAFVAADHHEGPGHELHETMEEMNGLYRTVRRQARDESKNADTADQLHQLATLALAAKDFLPAMVSEMPAAEQAAITATYRTMMNDLVTHLLAAENALLAGDNAAAWESVLAANEVKGQGHELFIPEDE
- a CDS encoding YqgE/AlgH family protein; translated protein: MDSLSGNLLVAAPAMDDPNFARAVILLVDHGDHGALGLVLNRPSQTKVDAVWDQISILPCPVDQWVRRGGPCPGPLMLLHDRPTHAQVEVCRGVCFSSEEALVTGAIEPGGADEDDDTPDTRLGFYVGYAGWEAGQLEAELTTGSWLVTQATPAVVFDEDADDGLWMRVITGIDRAIAMLAMNPKLIPHDPAMN
- the hrpA gene encoding ATP-dependent RNA helicase HrpA, which encodes MSDPLTQLAQRLDGAMLIDRRRLSRRLDALRNTKRDGRPYDHNLRRLTEQLDRSAALRAKREASLPHPELVADLPIAQRADEIAAAIQSHQVVVVAGETGSGKSTQLPKLLLKMGRGVGGLIGHTQPRRIAARSVAARVSEELGSTLGSAVGYKVRFNDKTSPTTYIKLMTDGVLLAEASRDRFFEQYDTLIIDEAHERSLNIDFILGHLKQILPKRPDLRVVITSATIDTQRFAEHFADAKTGEPAPVIEVSGRTYPVEVRYRPPHVDEESGESEELGDALCRAIDELSRDPGDAEPGGDVLVFMPTERDIREACEMLEHHLSRGRRRAEVLPLFGRLSNAEQDRIFKPTPGGPRRVIVATNVAESSLTVPGIHYVIDTGTARVSRYSPNSKVQRLPIEPVSQASADQRKGRCGRLGPGVCIRLFSAEDFAGRDAFSTPEILRTSLAAVILQITALRFGAVERFPFLDPPRMSMIRDGYKTLHELGALDVEARGGPTMTPIGRSLSRMPVDPRVGRMVLAGKDEGVLEQVLVVAAALEVQDPRERPAEKRGPADAAHEKFTDPRSDFLFYLNLWRFYHDQRRKLSHSKLRKSCSQNFLNYMRMREWVDVYQQLARLAKDVGLADQTPRGEDLPEEIKDSACDAIHRALLTGLLSNIALKGDGYDYQGAGGQTLHLWPGSALFKSKPKWVVASELVETTRRYARTVGRVQPGMIEPLARHLVKLTHSEPRWVRETGSVMCSERVSLYGLTLIAARPVPLGRVNPAEARQMFIQHALVEEDWEPTTNKGKSKAKGKDPLDFVSHNRALVAEVRGLEAKSRRHGLLVSDDRRFTFYDERLPADVFDAVGLKQWLKREGERAAQALTMSRADLLAPGTRSDDITPTHFPDRLSVDSADYALDYRYEPGAEDDGLTLTLPREGLASLDPRRVGWLVPGLLKEKLVALIKSLPKGLRKSLSPAPDAARRALQAMPFGERSFEEQAAEALSTVAGLRIAADDFDSAKLPEHLAMRLRVLDKDGNEVAAGRDVAAVRRACGAGSMQTYLGMDLERWSAPGATQWAFGELPKHVDLTRSGIAARGYPALIDEGDTVALRLVDQRGKARRLTRAGLRRLYTFEVQRELRWRVDQWPGIEDQRLWFSPYGRPKDLRDQLVARVVERAFLFDNAKIADAEGFITRQRVGFQRLDAAVDEVQRVAGPVLQSAHSARLAVERSKLPADHYARADVRIQLDNLLGTGFLMETPWDRLVSYPRYLSAVVKRLEKLGAGAASGGSAARDVAGFKEVAPLWNKYAQQQTANREHGRVDPELDRLRWMIEELRVSLFAQELGTAEKVSVPRLEQQWAKVGSAS